One genomic window of Onychostoma macrolepis isolate SWU-2019 chromosome 25, ASM1243209v1, whole genome shotgun sequence includes the following:
- the slc35b4 gene encoding UDP-xylose and UDP-N-acetylglucosamine transporter has product MNTLFAIALVFVGCCSNVVFLELLVRDFPGCGNIVTFAQFAFIALEGFIFETNFGRKKPHIPLSNYVIMVTMFFTVSVINNYALNFNIAMPLHMIFRSGSLIANMILGIIILKKRYSASKYLSIVLVSLGIFICTIMSAKQVNVEKGATEEDSFYAFMHWLLGIAMLTFALLMSARMGIFQETLYKKYGKHSKEALFYNHCLPLPGFLLLSTDIYKHAVLFSQSSPVEVPVIGHSVPVMWLYLLMNVITQYVCIRGVFILTTECASLTVTLVVTLRKFLSLIISILYFHNPFTAGHWVGTAVVFLGTLLYTEVWSSIRVAMKGEKADKKAE; this is encoded by the exons ATGAATACGTTATTTGCGATTGCTTTGGTGTTTGTTGGTTGCTGCagtaatgttgtgtttttggaaCTTTTGGTTAG GGATTTCCCAGGATGTGGGAATATTGTCACATTCGCCCAGTTTGCCTTCATTGCACTGGAAGGGTTCATCTTTGAGACAAACTTTGGACGCAAAAAGCCACACATACCCCTCAG TAACTATGTGATCATGGTGACCATGTTCTTTACGGTCAGCGTGATCAATAACTACGCCCTGAACTTTAACATCGCCATGCCCCTGCATATGATCTTCAGATCA GGGTCTTTAATAGCAAACATGATCCTCGGTATTATCATCTTGAAGAAAAG ATATTCGGCGAGTAAATATCTCTCCATCGTGCTGGTGTCTTTGGGCATTTTCATTTGCACTATTATGTCAGCCAAACAAGTG AATGTTGAAAAAGGGGCCACAGAGGAAGATAGTTTTTATGCCTTCATGCATTGGCTTCTAG GGATTGCCATGCTGACGTTCGCCTTGCTGATGTCTGCAAGAATGGGCATTTTCCAGGAAACGCTGTACAAGAAGTATGGCAAACACTCCAAGGAGGCTCTGTTTTACAAT CACTGTCTGCCTTTACCGGGATTCCTCCTGCTGTCAACAGACATCTACAAACACGCCGTGCTCTTCAGCCAGAGCT CTCCAGTGGAAGTCCCTGTGATTGGTCATTCGGTGCCAGTCATGTGGTTATACCTACTGATGAATGTCATCACCCA ATACGTGTGCATCCGCGGCGTGTTTATTCTGACCACGGAGTGCGCGTCGCTCACGGTTACGCTGGTGGTGACGCTCCGCAAATTCCTGAGTCTCATTATTTCCATCCTGTACTTCCATAATCCCTTCACAGCCGGGCACTGGGTCGGCACGGCCGTGGTGTTCCTGGGAACGCTGCTCTACACGGAAGTGTGGTCCAGCATTCGTGTGGCAATGAAAGGAGAGAAAGCTGACAAGAAGGCAGAATAA
- the chchd3b gene encoding coiled-coil-helix-coiled-coil-helix domain containing 3b isoform X4 gives MGGNGSSRHVSFDPDSAEDEEGVTFVKGIRLSQRVIDRMKDSPPVVHPQASTKSSTQSTPAVAPLVEQLVPGDEHVAILVPDPQPAVLPAEPINVPSQVSSEPLTAPSPPPAITSEPVAIPPPPTTDPLTEPVTSTESSVEPVIVSSEPIATPSSPTLAAQPTSGESMDLPVEPEVSSSPISIPAPIQSVLEESAVSQSGSASSVVLPDEMPSKMRLGPISTGEPAVPCVHLVEEPVVPSFIDQLEVFPPQTHVVNEEKLRKQIREDLQKLLNEEMKMAEHNMRQELEEEKAKAKAQARAAAQLQIQDEVQKLLEEEKASYQQTLADAIRREKLNVQDEHLITQYYWMERKAQKLEEKEKDLENQDALFREQIAKMQKKMARFTKVTAENYKKGLEDAHNRFRRCQIKPVCSDLQSQILKCYAENKGQTMSCSNIASLYIQCVDRARQDKKLSTGG, from the exons ATGGGGGGCAATGGCAGCTCGCGCCACGTTTCCTTCGACCCTGATTCGGCTGAGGATGAGGAGGGGGTTACTTTCGTGAAGGGCATTAGG CTTTCACAAAGAGTGATTGATCGTATGAAGGACTCTCCACCTGTGGTTCACCCGCAAGCTTCAACCAAGTCCTCTACCCAGTCAACACCTGCTGTAGCTCCTCTGGTTGAGCAGCTGGTACCAG GTGATGAGCATGTAGCTATACTTGTACCTGACCCTCAACCCGCTGTGCTGCCTGCTGAACCCATCAATGTTCCTTCACAAGTGTCAAGTGAACCACTAACTGCTCCTTCACCACCTCCTGCCATAACCTCTGAACCTGTagccattcctcctcctccaaccACAGATCCACTTACTGAACCTGTAACATCTACAGAGTCCTCTGTTGAACCTGTAATTGTATCTTCTGAACCTATAGCAACTCCATCATCTCCTACTTTAGCTGCTCAGCCAACATCTGGTGAGTCCATGGACTTACCTGTTGAACCTGAGGTTTCAAGCTCCCCAATCTCCATACCTGCTCCCATTCAGTCTGTCTTGGAGGAGTCTGCTGTTTCGCAATCTGGATCTGCTTCATCTGTGGTTTTGCCTGATGAAATGCCTTCCAAAATGCGATTGGGTCCAATTTCCACTGGAGAACCTGCAGTTCCTTGTGTTCACCTGGTTGAGGAACCTGTTGTGCCTTCATTTATTGACCAACTCGAGGTCTTTCCACCACAAACACATGTTG TGAATGAGGAAAAGCTCAGAAAGCAGATCAGAGAAGATCTCCAGAAGCTCCTGAATGAGGAAATGAAGATGGCAGAGCATAACATGCGACAAGA GCTGGAGGAAGAGAAAGCTAAAGCGAAGGCCCAGGCTCGAGCTGCAGCCCAACTCCAGATTCAGGATGAGGTCCAGAAGCTTCTGGAAGAGGAGAAGGCATCCTATCAACAGACTCTAGCAGATGCTATTAGAAGGGAGAAGTTGAACGTTCAGGATGAGCATCTCATAACTCAGTATTAT TGGATGGAGAGGAAG GCTCAGAAGCTGGAAGAGAAGGAGAAAGATCTGGAAAATCAGGACGCTCTGTTTCGGGAGCAGATTGCCAAGATGCAGAAAAAG ATGGCTCGGTTCACAAAAGTTACTGCCGAAAATTACAAGAAAGGCTTAGAGGACGCACACAACCGCTTCAG GCGATGCCAAatcaaaccagtgtgttcagaTCTGCAGAGTCAGATACTGAAGTGTTACGCTGAGAATAAAGGTCAAACTATGAGCTGTTCCAACATCGCATCACTGTACATTCAGTGTGTGGACCGCGCCAGACAG GATAAAAAGCTGAGTACCGGAGGTTAG
- the chchd3b gene encoding coiled-coil-helix-coiled-coil-helix domain containing 3b isoform X2, translated as MGGNGSSRHVSFDPDSAEDEEGVTFVKGIRLSQRVIDRMKDSPPVVHPQASTKSSTQSTPAVAPLVEQLVPGEHHGPIIPHPPSYASTLVPPPVSEPITPFVPLVPGTEKTSAPPSPENFPNPPPTGDEHVAILVPDPQPAVLPAEPINVPSQVSSEPLTAPSPPPAITSEPVAIPPPPTTDPLTEPVTSTESSVEPVIVSSEPIATPSSPTLAAQPTSGESMDLPVEPEVSSSPISIPAPIQSVLEESAVSQSGSASSVVLPDEMPSKMRLGPISTGEPAVPCVHLVEEPVVPSFIDQLEVFPPQTHVVNEEKLRKQIREDLQKLLNEEMKMAEHNMRQELEEEKAKAKAQARAAAQLQIQDEVQKLLEEEKASYQQTLADAIRREKLNVQDEHLITQYYAQKLEEKEKDLENQDALFREQIAKMQKKMARFTKVTAENYKKGLEDAHNRFRRCQIKPVCSDLQSQILKCYAENKGQTMSCSNIASLYIQCVDRARQDKKLSTGG; from the exons ATGGGGGGCAATGGCAGCTCGCGCCACGTTTCCTTCGACCCTGATTCGGCTGAGGATGAGGAGGGGGTTACTTTCGTGAAGGGCATTAGG CTTTCACAAAGAGTGATTGATCGTATGAAGGACTCTCCACCTGTGGTTCACCCGCAAGCTTCAACCAAGTCCTCTACCCAGTCAACACCTGCTGTAGCTCCTCTGGTTGAGCAGCTGGTACCAGGTGAACATCATGGACCCATAATCCCTCATCCTCCCTCATATGCCAGTACTTTGGTTCCTCCTCCTGTTTCAGAGCCAATAACACCTTTCGTGCCTTTAGTACCTGGTACTGAGAAAACATCTGCACCACCTTCACCTGAGAATTTTCCAAATCCTCCGCCTACAGGTGATGAGCATGTAGCTATACTTGTACCTGACCCTCAACCCGCTGTGCTGCCTGCTGAACCCATCAATGTTCCTTCACAAGTGTCAAGTGAACCACTAACTGCTCCTTCACCACCTCCTGCCATAACCTCTGAACCTGTagccattcctcctcctccaaccACAGATCCACTTACTGAACCTGTAACATCTACAGAGTCCTCTGTTGAACCTGTAATTGTATCTTCTGAACCTATAGCAACTCCATCATCTCCTACTTTAGCTGCTCAGCCAACATCTGGTGAGTCCATGGACTTACCTGTTGAACCTGAGGTTTCAAGCTCCCCAATCTCCATACCTGCTCCCATTCAGTCTGTCTTGGAGGAGTCTGCTGTTTCGCAATCTGGATCTGCTTCATCTGTGGTTTTGCCTGATGAAATGCCTTCCAAAATGCGATTGGGTCCAATTTCCACTGGAGAACCTGCAGTTCCTTGTGTTCACCTGGTTGAGGAACCTGTTGTGCCTTCATTTATTGACCAACTCGAGGTCTTTCCACCACAAACACATGTTG TGAATGAGGAAAAGCTCAGAAAGCAGATCAGAGAAGATCTCCAGAAGCTCCTGAATGAGGAAATGAAGATGGCAGAGCATAACATGCGACAAGA GCTGGAGGAAGAGAAAGCTAAAGCGAAGGCCCAGGCTCGAGCTGCAGCCCAACTCCAGATTCAGGATGAGGTCCAGAAGCTTCTGGAAGAGGAGAAGGCATCCTATCAACAGACTCTAGCAGATGCTATTAGAAGGGAGAAGTTGAACGTTCAGGATGAGCATCTCATAACTCAGTATTAT GCTCAGAAGCTGGAAGAGAAGGAGAAAGATCTGGAAAATCAGGACGCTCTGTTTCGGGAGCAGATTGCCAAGATGCAGAAAAAG ATGGCTCGGTTCACAAAAGTTACTGCCGAAAATTACAAGAAAGGCTTAGAGGACGCACACAACCGCTTCAG GCGATGCCAAatcaaaccagtgtgttcagaTCTGCAGAGTCAGATACTGAAGTGTTACGCTGAGAATAAAGGTCAAACTATGAGCTGTTCCAACATCGCATCACTGTACATTCAGTGTGTGGACCGCGCCAGACAG GATAAAAAGCTGAGTACCGGAGGTTAG
- the chchd3b gene encoding coiled-coil-helix-coiled-coil-helix domain containing 3b isoform X1, with the protein MGGNGSSRHVSFDPDSAEDEEGVTFVKGIRLSQRVIDRMKDSPPVVHPQASTKSSTQSTPAVAPLVEQLVPGEHHGPIIPHPPSYASTLVPPPVSEPITPFVPLVPGTEKTSAPPSPENFPNPPPTGDEHVAILVPDPQPAVLPAEPINVPSQVSSEPLTAPSPPPAITSEPVAIPPPPTTDPLTEPVTSTESSVEPVIVSSEPIATPSSPTLAAQPTSGESMDLPVEPEVSSSPISIPAPIQSVLEESAVSQSGSASSVVLPDEMPSKMRLGPISTGEPAVPCVHLVEEPVVPSFIDQLEVFPPQTHVVNEEKLRKQIREDLQKLLNEEMKMAEHNMRQELEEEKAKAKAQARAAAQLQIQDEVQKLLEEEKASYQQTLADAIRREKLNVQDEHLITQYYWMERKAQKLEEKEKDLENQDALFREQIAKMQKKMARFTKVTAENYKKGLEDAHNRFRRCQIKPVCSDLQSQILKCYAENKGQTMSCSNIASLYIQCVDRARQDKKLSTGG; encoded by the exons ATGGGGGGCAATGGCAGCTCGCGCCACGTTTCCTTCGACCCTGATTCGGCTGAGGATGAGGAGGGGGTTACTTTCGTGAAGGGCATTAGG CTTTCACAAAGAGTGATTGATCGTATGAAGGACTCTCCACCTGTGGTTCACCCGCAAGCTTCAACCAAGTCCTCTACCCAGTCAACACCTGCTGTAGCTCCTCTGGTTGAGCAGCTGGTACCAGGTGAACATCATGGACCCATAATCCCTCATCCTCCCTCATATGCCAGTACTTTGGTTCCTCCTCCTGTTTCAGAGCCAATAACACCTTTCGTGCCTTTAGTACCTGGTACTGAGAAAACATCTGCACCACCTTCACCTGAGAATTTTCCAAATCCTCCGCCTACAGGTGATGAGCATGTAGCTATACTTGTACCTGACCCTCAACCCGCTGTGCTGCCTGCTGAACCCATCAATGTTCCTTCACAAGTGTCAAGTGAACCACTAACTGCTCCTTCACCACCTCCTGCCATAACCTCTGAACCTGTagccattcctcctcctccaaccACAGATCCACTTACTGAACCTGTAACATCTACAGAGTCCTCTGTTGAACCTGTAATTGTATCTTCTGAACCTATAGCAACTCCATCATCTCCTACTTTAGCTGCTCAGCCAACATCTGGTGAGTCCATGGACTTACCTGTTGAACCTGAGGTTTCAAGCTCCCCAATCTCCATACCTGCTCCCATTCAGTCTGTCTTGGAGGAGTCTGCTGTTTCGCAATCTGGATCTGCTTCATCTGTGGTTTTGCCTGATGAAATGCCTTCCAAAATGCGATTGGGTCCAATTTCCACTGGAGAACCTGCAGTTCCTTGTGTTCACCTGGTTGAGGAACCTGTTGTGCCTTCATTTATTGACCAACTCGAGGTCTTTCCACCACAAACACATGTTG TGAATGAGGAAAAGCTCAGAAAGCAGATCAGAGAAGATCTCCAGAAGCTCCTGAATGAGGAAATGAAGATGGCAGAGCATAACATGCGACAAGA GCTGGAGGAAGAGAAAGCTAAAGCGAAGGCCCAGGCTCGAGCTGCAGCCCAACTCCAGATTCAGGATGAGGTCCAGAAGCTTCTGGAAGAGGAGAAGGCATCCTATCAACAGACTCTAGCAGATGCTATTAGAAGGGAGAAGTTGAACGTTCAGGATGAGCATCTCATAACTCAGTATTAT TGGATGGAGAGGAAG GCTCAGAAGCTGGAAGAGAAGGAGAAAGATCTGGAAAATCAGGACGCTCTGTTTCGGGAGCAGATTGCCAAGATGCAGAAAAAG ATGGCTCGGTTCACAAAAGTTACTGCCGAAAATTACAAGAAAGGCTTAGAGGACGCACACAACCGCTTCAG GCGATGCCAAatcaaaccagtgtgttcagaTCTGCAGAGTCAGATACTGAAGTGTTACGCTGAGAATAAAGGTCAAACTATGAGCTGTTCCAACATCGCATCACTGTACATTCAGTGTGTGGACCGCGCCAGACAG GATAAAAAGCTGAGTACCGGAGGTTAG
- the chchd3b gene encoding coiled-coil-helix-coiled-coil-helix domain containing 3b isoform X3 yields MGGNGSSRHVSFDPDSAEDEEGVTFVKGIRLSQRVIDRMKDSPPVVHPQASTKSSTQSTPAVAPLVEQLVPEPITPFVPLVPGTEKTSAPPSPENFPNPPPTGDEHVAILVPDPQPAVLPAEPINVPSQVSSEPLTAPSPPPAITSEPVAIPPPPTTDPLTEPVTSTESSVEPVIVSSEPIATPSSPTLAAQPTSGESMDLPVEPEVSSSPISIPAPIQSVLEESAVSQSGSASSVVLPDEMPSKMRLGPISTGEPAVPCVHLVEEPVVPSFIDQLEVFPPQTHVVNEEKLRKQIREDLQKLLNEEMKMAEHNMRQELEEEKAKAKAQARAAAQLQIQDEVQKLLEEEKASYQQTLADAIRREKLNVQDEHLITQYYWMERKAQKLEEKEKDLENQDALFREQIAKMQKKMARFTKVTAENYKKGLEDAHNRFRRCQIKPVCSDLQSQILKCYAENKGQTMSCSNIASLYIQCVDRARQDKKLSTGG; encoded by the exons ATGGGGGGCAATGGCAGCTCGCGCCACGTTTCCTTCGACCCTGATTCGGCTGAGGATGAGGAGGGGGTTACTTTCGTGAAGGGCATTAGG CTTTCACAAAGAGTGATTGATCGTATGAAGGACTCTCCACCTGTGGTTCACCCGCAAGCTTCAACCAAGTCCTCTACCCAGTCAACACCTGCTGTAGCTCCTCTGGTTGAGCAGCTGGTACCAG AGCCAATAACACCTTTCGTGCCTTTAGTACCTGGTACTGAGAAAACATCTGCACCACCTTCACCTGAGAATTTTCCAAATCCTCCGCCTACAGGTGATGAGCATGTAGCTATACTTGTACCTGACCCTCAACCCGCTGTGCTGCCTGCTGAACCCATCAATGTTCCTTCACAAGTGTCAAGTGAACCACTAACTGCTCCTTCACCACCTCCTGCCATAACCTCTGAACCTGTagccattcctcctcctccaaccACAGATCCACTTACTGAACCTGTAACATCTACAGAGTCCTCTGTTGAACCTGTAATTGTATCTTCTGAACCTATAGCAACTCCATCATCTCCTACTTTAGCTGCTCAGCCAACATCTGGTGAGTCCATGGACTTACCTGTTGAACCTGAGGTTTCAAGCTCCCCAATCTCCATACCTGCTCCCATTCAGTCTGTCTTGGAGGAGTCTGCTGTTTCGCAATCTGGATCTGCTTCATCTGTGGTTTTGCCTGATGAAATGCCTTCCAAAATGCGATTGGGTCCAATTTCCACTGGAGAACCTGCAGTTCCTTGTGTTCACCTGGTTGAGGAACCTGTTGTGCCTTCATTTATTGACCAACTCGAGGTCTTTCCACCACAAACACATGTTG TGAATGAGGAAAAGCTCAGAAAGCAGATCAGAGAAGATCTCCAGAAGCTCCTGAATGAGGAAATGAAGATGGCAGAGCATAACATGCGACAAGA GCTGGAGGAAGAGAAAGCTAAAGCGAAGGCCCAGGCTCGAGCTGCAGCCCAACTCCAGATTCAGGATGAGGTCCAGAAGCTTCTGGAAGAGGAGAAGGCATCCTATCAACAGACTCTAGCAGATGCTATTAGAAGGGAGAAGTTGAACGTTCAGGATGAGCATCTCATAACTCAGTATTAT TGGATGGAGAGGAAG GCTCAGAAGCTGGAAGAGAAGGAGAAAGATCTGGAAAATCAGGACGCTCTGTTTCGGGAGCAGATTGCCAAGATGCAGAAAAAG ATGGCTCGGTTCACAAAAGTTACTGCCGAAAATTACAAGAAAGGCTTAGAGGACGCACACAACCGCTTCAG GCGATGCCAAatcaaaccagtgtgttcagaTCTGCAGAGTCAGATACTGAAGTGTTACGCTGAGAATAAAGGTCAAACTATGAGCTGTTCCAACATCGCATCACTGTACATTCAGTGTGTGGACCGCGCCAGACAG GATAAAAAGCTGAGTACCGGAGGTTAG
- the gpr22b gene encoding LOW QUALITY PROTEIN: G-protein coupled receptor 22 (The sequence of the model RefSeq protein was modified relative to this genomic sequence to represent the inferred CDS: deleted 2 bases in 1 codon) has protein sequence MRTPGAQRIMHVPPATEEESIMSNVTVLDITESVSPAMTAAGPYPYPLSFQVSLTGFLMLEIVLGLSSNLTVLALYCMKSNLVNSVSNIVTMNLHVLDVLVCVCCIPLTIVVLMLSLQGDTVLVCCFHEACVSFASVATAANVLAITLDRYDISVKPANRVLTMGRAVALLGCIWVLSFFSFLVPFIEVGFFGLEPTKANQTAVVHVNEYYTELGLYYHLVAQIPIFCLTAVIMLVTYTKILQALNIRIGTRFHATQKKKKMRRKKNFSLMSTSEQQLPEITDASQSSNRGNAPLGMRTSVSVIIALRRAVKRHRERRERQKRVFRMSLLIISTFLLCWTPITVLNTVILSAGPSDLTVKLRLGFLVMAYGTTVFHPLLYAFTRQKFQKVLKSKMKKRVVSIIEADPLPNNAVIRNSWIDPKRNKKVTFNDHEARQKCLSSEDAD, from the exons ATGAGAACTCCGGGAGCGCAAAG GATAATGCACGTCCCTCCCGCAACGGAGGAAGAAAGCATCATGAGTAACGTTACAGTCCTCGACATCACCGAGTCCGTGAGTCCCGCCATGACGGCGGCCGGCCCTTACCCTTACCCACTCAGCTTCCAGGTGTCCCTGACCGGATTCCTCATGCTGGAGATTGTCCTGGGATTGAGCAGCAACCTGACCGTACTGGCCCTCTACTGCATGAAGTCCAACCTGGTCAATTCCGTGAGCAACATCGTCACCATGAACCTCCACGTGCTGGATGTGTTGGTGTGTGTTTGCTGCATCCCTCTGACGATTGTCGTGTTGATGCTATCGCTGCAAGGTGACACGGTGCTCGTCTGCTGCTTCCACGAGGCCTGCGTGTCCTTCGCAAGCGTGGCTACGGCGGCAAACGTGCTAGCCATCACTTTGGACCGATACGACATCTCCGTTAAACCGGCCAATCGTGTGCTGACTATGGGACGAGCGGTGGCTCTGTTGGGTTGCATTTGGGTGCTGTCCTTCTTCAGCTTCTTGGTGCCATTTATCGAGGTGGGATTCTTCGGACTGGAGCCCACAAAAGCCAATCAGACCGCCGTTGTGCATGTCAACGAATATTACACCGAACTTGGTCTGTACTACCACCTAGTGGCCCAAATCCCAATTTTCTGTTTGACTGCCGTCATCATGTTAGTCACGTACACCAAGATCCTGCAGGCGCTCAACATCCGCATTGGTACACGCTTCCACGCCAcgcagaagaagaag aagatgaGGAGAAAAAAGAACTTCTCCCTTATGTCAACATCTGAGCAACAGCTGCCCGAGATCACGGACGCCTCGCAGAGCAGCAACCGCGGAAACGCTCCGCTCGGCATGCGCACGTCCGTCTCGGTGATCATCGCCCTGCGAAGGGCCGTCAAACGCCACCGGGAGCGGCGTGAGCGCCAAAAGCGCGTTTTCCGCATGTCGTTGCTCATCATCTCCACGTTCCTCCTCTGCTGGACACCCATCACCGTTTTAAACACTGTGATCCTCAGCGCAGGCCCCAGCGACCTCACTGTCAAGCTTCGACTGGGTTTTCTGGTCATGGCCTACGGCACCACGGTCTTCCATCCTCTCTTGTACGCCTTCACGAGGCAGAAGTTCCAGAAAGTCTTGAAAAGTAAAATGAAGAAACGGGTGGTTTCCATCATCGAGGCGGATCCGCTGCCGAACAATGCGGTGATTCGAAACTCCTGGATCGATCCCAAACGGAATAAGAAAGTGACGTTTAACGATCACGAAGCCAGGCAGAAATGTCTATCATCCGAAGATGCAGATTAA